A region of Lycium barbarum isolate Lr01 chromosome 3, ASM1917538v2, whole genome shotgun sequence DNA encodes the following proteins:
- the LOC132630041 gene encoding ethylene-insensitive protein 2.2, producing MESETRTIDYRQQSSMIQRILSASVPMLLITVGYVDPGKWSAMVDGGARFGFDLIMLVLLFNFAAILCQYLSACIALVTDRDLAQICSEEYDKVTCIFLGIQAEVSLIALDLTLVLGTAHGLNVVFGIDLFSCVFLAATGALFFPLLSSLVDNGSAKFLCIGWVSSVLLSYVFGVVISQPETPFSIGGMLNKFSGESAFVLMSLLGASIMPHNFYLHSSIVQQGKESTELSRGALCQDHFFAIVFVFSGIFLVNYAVMNSAANVSYSTGLLLLTFQDALSLLNQVFRSSVAPFTIMLVTFISNQVTPLTCDLGRQAVVHDLFGMDIPGWLHHVTIRVISIVPALYCVWNSGAEGVYQLLIFTQVVVALVLPSSVIPLFRVASSRSIMGIHKISQLMEFLSLGTFIGLLGLKIIFVIEMIFGNSDWVNNLKWNGIGSSVSTPYVFLLTVASLSLCLMLWLAVTPLKSASSRFDAQAFLQMPMPESYPECNQLDASNTNFGLERSFQKQEGTFHVEKCDPDLSTSDLDQILPESLLDFEKVHHLATIDESKSETTFSAPAVSHPEISSAAKSVGSEVSDVESVDTSVVTTESVDVVEKTLRIEGEMENDRDDGDSWEGPEEATKGVSENAQSFISDGPGSYKSLGGKTEDTGSGTGSLSRLAGLGRAARRQLTEVLNEFWGQLFDYHGAATQEAKFKKLDIILGLDSKMNPKPSPSSLKVESSAYIPSGSARVPESLINSNMYSPKQQQFASGIVDSANRVPKEPGSMWSSHMKLLDAYVQQSSNSNILDSGERRYSSMRIPATSAGYDQQPATVHGYQITAYLNQIAKERGSDYLNGQQMESPSPRSVSSLSSSNYAEPFARSLGQKPQSGVSSRAPPGFGNVPVARNNSMQQPVNTSTTDLSSTENAESLAGSANSKKYYSLPDISGRYVPRQDSSLTDGRAQWYNNSMGYGQSIGRSTYEQAYMSGSLRTGGGHQRYEHSPKVCRDAFSLQYSSNPGMGSGSLWSRQPFEQFGVAGKPDIASGDQGAMQNSSAQESTSTVDLEAKLLQSFRSCIVKLLKLEGSEWLFRQDDGADEDLIDRIAARERFLYEAETREISRLTNSGESQFSSNRKPGSASKPEEMDYTKFLVMSVPHCGEGCVWKVDLIASFGVWCIHRILELSLMESRPELWGKYTYVLNRLQGIIELAFSKPRSPTSHCFCLQIPVVRQQQKSSPPPISNGNLPPQAKQGRGKCTTAPMLLDMIKDVEMAISCRKGRTGTAAGDVAFPKGKENLASVLKRYKRRLSNKPVGNQEAAGGAAGPRKSTLSPSSAPFGL from the exons ATGGAATCTGAAACTCGGACTATAGATTATAGGCAGCAGTCCAGCATGATTCAACGGATACTTTCTGCTTCTGTGCCGATGCTGCTGATTACAGTTGGCTATGTTGATCCTGGGAAATGGTCTGCAATGGTTGATGGAGGAGCCCGATTCGGGTTTGATTTGATCATGCTAGTACTCTTGTTCAATTTTGCTGCCATTCTGTGCCAGTATCTGTCTGCTTGTATAGCCTTGGTTACAGACCGAGATCTCGCGCAG ATTTGCAGTGAAGAATATGACAAAGTTACATGCATATTCCTAGGAATTCAAGCTGAGGTTTCGCTGATTGCTCTGGACCTCACATTG GTTTTGGGCACTGCACATGGGCTTAATGTTGTGTTTGGAATTGACCTGTTTAGCTGTGTTTTTCTGGCTGCAACTGGTGCCCTTTTTTTTCCACTGCTCTCTTCTCTCGTC GACAATGGCAGTGCGAAATTCTTAtgtattggttgggttagctctgTACTGCTCTCTTATGTTTTTGGAGTGGTCATAAGTCAACCTGAAACTCCATTCTCCATCGGTGGGATGCTGAATAAGTTCAGTGGAGAGAGTGCATTTGTGTTGATGAGTCTTCTTGGAGCAAGTATTATGCCTCACAATTTTTACCTCCATTCTTCTATTGTACAG CAAGGTAAGGAATCAACAGAACTTTCCAGGGGAGCTCTGTGTCAGGACCATTTTTTTGCCATTGTTTTCGTATTCAGTGGCATTTTCCTTGTCAACTATGCCGTGATGAATTCAGCAGCCAATGTGTCTTACAGTACTGGACTTTTGCTGCTGACATTTCAGGACGCATTATCATTGCTCAATCAG GTGTTCAGAAGTTCAGTAGCACCATTCACCATAATGCTGGTTACATTTATTTCCAATCAAGTTACACCACTAACTTGTGATCTTGGTAGACAAGCTGTTGTGCATGACTTATTTGGAATGGACATCCCGGGCTGGCTTCATCATGTGACAATCAGAGTTATTTCTATTGTTCCAGCCCTTTATTGTGTATGGAATTCAGGAGCTGAAGGCGTATATCAGTTACTAATATTCACACAGGTTGTGGTTGCTCTTGTGCTTCCGTCTTCTGTCATACCCCTGTTCAGAGTTGCTTCTTCCCGATCAATAATGGGCATCCACAAAATTTCTCAGTTAATGGAGTTCTTATCTCTTGGCACATTTATCGGCTTACTTGGCCTGAAGATTATATTTGTCATAGAGATGATATTTGGGAATAGTGATTGGGTTAATAATTTGAAGTGGAATGGTATTGGGAGTAGCGTGTCTACTCCATATGTTTTTCTCCTCACTGTAGCTTCTTTATCTCTTTGTCTGATGCTGTGGTTAGCAGTTACTCCGCTGAAATCTGCAAGTTCCAGGTTCGATGCTCAGGCATTTTTGCAAATGCCTATGCCCGAGTCATATCCCGAGTGTAACCAACTTGATGCGAGTAATACTAACTTTGGTCTAGAAAGGTCCTTCCAAAAGCAAGAAGGTACATTTCATGTCGAAAAATGCGATCCAGATTTATCAACTTCAGATCTTGATCAAATCTTGCCCGAATCACTCTTGGATTTTGAGAAGGTCCATCATTTGGCTACCATTGACGAGAGCAAATCTGAAACGACATTTTCAGCTCCTGCTGTCAGTCATCCTGAGATATCTTCCGCAGCAAAAAGTGTTGGTAGTGAGGTGTCTGATGTTGAATCTGTGGATACCAGTGTCGTCACTACTGAATCTGTGGATGTCGTAGAGAAGACACTCAGAATTGAAGGGGAGATGGAAAATGACAGGGATGATGGAGATTCGTGGGAGGGGCCTGAAGAGGCAACTAAAGGAGTATCTGAGAACGCTCAATCTTTTATTTCTGATGGTCCGGGGTCATACAAGAGTCTTGGTGGCAAAACAGAGGACACAGGGAGTGGTACGGGAAGTTTATCAAGATTAGCAGGTCTTGGTCGTGCAGCTAGGAGGCAGTTAACAGAAGTTCTAAATGAGTTTTGGGGGCAGCTTTTTGATTACCATGGCGCGGCCACACAAGAAGCCAAGTTCAAGAAACTGGATATAATACTTGGTCTGGATTCAAAGATGAATCCAAAACCTTCCCCTTCATCATTAAAAGTAGAAAGCAGTGCGTATATTCCATCTGGGAGTGCAAGAGTACCGGAGTCTCTGATCAACTCGAATATGTACTCTCCCAAGCAGCAGCAATTTGCATCAGGCATTGTGGACTCTGCTAATAGAGTCCCAAAGGAGCCAGGTTCGATGTGGTCTAGCCATATGAAATTATTAGATGCTTATGTGCAACAAAGTTCCAACAGCAACATACTTGACTCAGGTGAGAGGCGCTATTCCAGTATGCGGATTCCAGCGACATCTGCTGGCTATGATCAGCAGCCTGCTACTGTGCATGGATATCAGATTACTGCTTACCTTAATCAAATTGCGAAAGAAAGAGGATCTGATTATTTAAACGGGCAACAAATGGAGTCACCATCTCCTCGTTCTGTATCATCACTGTCGTCATCAAACTATGCCGAACCGTTCGCTCGTTCTTTGGGGCAAAAACCTCAGAGTGGAGTGAGTAGTCGAGCACCACCTGGTTTTGGAAATGTCCCTGTAGCCCGAAATAATTCCATGCAGCAGCCCGTTAACACTTCTACCACCGATCTTAGCTCTACCGAAAACGCCGAGAGCTTAGCTGGCTCAGCCAACTCGAAAAAGTATTACAGCTTGCCTGATATCTCAGGCCGCTATGTTCCTCGCCAAGATTCTTCACTCACAGACGGGAGAGCTCAATGGTACAACAATTCCATGGGATATGGACAATCTATTGGTCGATCTACTTACGAACAAGCCTATATGAGTGGTTCACTAAGGACAGGTGGTGGTCACCAGAGGTACGAACATTCTCCTAAAGTCTGTAGAGATGCGTTCTCCTTGCAGTACAGCTCGAATCCAGGGATGGGATCTGGATCCCTATGGTCTAGACAGCCTTTTGAGCAATTTGGGGTAGCTGGTAAGCCAGATATTGCTAGCGGCGATCAGGGAGCCATGCAGAATTCGTCCGCTCAGGAGAGCACGTCTACGGTGGATTTGGAAGCTAAGCTACTTCAGTCATTCAGAAGTTGTATTGTGAAACTTTTGAAACTGGAAGGATCTGAGTGGTTATTTAGGCAAGATGATGGGGCTGATGAGGATCTTATAGATCGGATTGCTGCAAGAGAGAGATTTCTATATGAAGCTGAAACTAGGGAGATTAGTAGATTGACCAACAGTGGTGAATCACAATTCTCTTCCAACAGGAAACCTGGTTCTGCCTCAAAACCTGAAGAGATGGATTACACCAAGTTCTTGGTGATGTCAGTTCCTCACTGTGGAGAAGGTTGTGTTTGGAAAGTAGATCTGATTGCAAGCTTCGGTGTATGGTGCATTCACAGAATTCTCGAGCTTTCACTTATGGAAAGTAGGCCAGAGCTGTGGGGCAAATATACCTATGTTCTCAATCGTCTTCAG GGCATAATAGAACTGGCATTTTCGAAGCCCCGTTCTCCAACGAGCCATTGTTTTTGTCTTCAAATTCCAGTTGTCCGCCAGCAGCAAAAGTCAAGCCCCCCTCCAATTTCAAATGGAAACTTACCGCCACAAGCAAAACAGGGCCGAGGAAAATGCACGACTGCACCAATGCTCTTAGACATGATCAAAGACGTGGAGATGGCAATTTCCTGTCGAAAGGGACGAACAGGCACTGCAGCAGGAGATGTAGCTTTCCCTAAAGGGAAAGAAAACTTGGCATCTGTCCTCAAACGCTATAAACGTCGACTATCCAATAAGCCAGTAGGAAACCAGGAGGCAGCGGGTGGAGCTGCTGGACCACGCAAAAGTACGTTGTCGCCCTCATCAGCTCCTTTTGGTTTGTAA